AAAGAGTTAGAAGATGCAAAAATTTATTCGCATCCGGTAGTGACGCAAATTGATGTGGCACCTGTTATTTATCCGGCCGAGGAATATCACCAGAATTATTTTCGTCAACATCCAGGACAGGGCTACTGCATGGCAGTCGTTGCTCCTAAATTGGCGAAATTCAGAGCAAAGTTTCAATCTCTGATTGCACCAGAGTTTCGCTAATTTTACGGCGCTAAGCGAGTAATGCGCCATTGAGCGCCATCCAGTTGATAGTGAATGCGGTCATGTAAGCGTGAAGGGCGGCCTTGCCAGAATTCAATCTCAGTGGGGTGCAGGCGATACCCACCCCAGTGTTCTGGGCGTGGTGGCTTCTCTCCAAAGTCTGCTGCGAAACGCTTTTCAGCTTCCTCCAGAAATTCGCGATTGGGGATCTCGGAGCTTTGTGGTGAAGCCCAAGCGCCAATTCGAGATGCCGCTGGTCGAGAGTGAAAGTATTCATCGCTCTCGGCAGGACTAACGCGTTCAACAAGCCCTTTGATGCGAACCTGACGCTCTAGCTCGTGCCAATGAAATAACAAGGCAGCATGTGGGCGAGCAGCCAGCTCTTTACCTTTTTGGCTTTCGTAGTTGGTAAAGAAGGTGAAGCCGGCACTATTTGCACCTTTTAGTAAGACAATACGGGCTGATGGGTTACCCGCTGAATCGGCAGTTGCCAAAGTCATGGAGTTGGGTTCGGGACACTCCGCTTTGACAGCCTGATCAAACCACACCTGAAATAAGTCCAGTGGATTTGGTGAAACCTCAGTCTCTGAAAGCTGGCCGAAGGTATAGTTTTTGCGGAGTTGAGCAATGGAGTCCATTTTTTCAGTATAAAGAGAGTCTATGGCAGAAGACAAGTTAGCAGACAGTTTAGAGGATCGTCGTTTTGGGGGTGTAGCTCGTCTATATGGCCCAGAGCTGCGTGAGCGCTTTCGTCATGCAACAGTGGTAGTGGCTGGATTAGGTGGCGTGGGGTCGTGGGCCGCTGAAGCATTGGCTCGCACTGCAATCGGACATCTCGTCCTCATCGATTTTGATCACATTGCTGAAAGTAATACCAATCGACAACTGCATGCCCTAGAAGGCGAGTACGGCAAAGCAAAAGTACAGGCCATGACTGATCGCATTCGCCAAATTAATCCTGAGATCATATTGACTGCCCATGACGGATTTTTGGAGCCAGAAAATCTCGATATCTTGATTCCGAAAAAGGCAATTGTTTTAGATGCCACTGATTCAGTGCAAACCAAAATTGCCTTGGCCGTGTGGGCGAACAAAAATGAGCGTGCTCTAGTGATGTGTGGTGCAGCTGGAGGAAAGTCAGACCCTACTTCTGTGCGCTGCGATGACCTTTCGCGAACCGAGCAAGATGCTTTGCTAGCGAAGGTACGTCAAGGCCTCCGACAAGATCATGGCTTTTCTAGAAATTTGAAAAGAAAAATAGGTATTCGCGCAATTTACTCGCATGAGCCCCGCGCGGGCGTTGCTAGTGGCGGCCTTGCTTGCTCTGGTTACGGTTCTACCGTGATGGTCACGGCAGCTTGTGGTTTAGCCGCTGCTGCTGAAGTTTTAAATCTGATTGCTACTCAGTAAGCCATTCTTTCAAATCCATCTATAAATCCTTAAGGGGAATCCCTGTAGGAAATTACGGATTCTGATGTCATCCCAAATTTATTAATGCCCCTTTGAGCCCTCGCTGATGTGGAAGGTTTATTTATTGCGCATCACATTTATTCGTTTAAGCACTTTGCGCATTTTTATCCCCTAGTACAGATGCGCAGTCCTCCCTAGACTTTGTCTCGTTGGTGATTTACCAACGACAAATCGAAAGGAGGTCTCTTTTGCAGACTGAAAAAACTGGTTTACAGCGCCACCTCAAAGTGCGGCATATTCGCCTCATGGCTTTGGGATCCACTATTGGCGTTGGATTATTTCTAGGCTCAGCAAGTGCGATTCAAATCGCAGGACCTTCAATCTTATTGGGATATCTTCTGGCTGGCATCGTAGCCTTCATCGTGCTTCGCACCTTGGGTGAAATGGCAGTGCATGAACCAGTCGCAGGTTCATTTGCGGCTTATGCCAATACCTACGTAGGACCGCTTGCTGGCTATATGGTCGGGTGGGGCTACTGGACCTACTGGATCGTCGTTGGCATAGCTGAAGTCACTGCGGTTGGCATTTATATGGGGATTTGGTTTCCTGAGACACCTCAGTGGATTTGGGCTTTATCTTCCATTGTGATGATGGGTCTGATTAACCTCATTGCCGTAAAAGTATTTGGCGAGTTTGAGTTTTGGTTTGCTCTCATTAAAGTAGTCGCCATTATTGCCATGATTACATTAGGTGGCTCAGTCATT
This genomic stretch from Polynucleobacter corsicus harbors:
- a CDS encoding tRNA threonylcarbamoyladenosine dehydratase — protein: MAEDKLADSLEDRRFGGVARLYGPELRERFRHATVVVAGLGGVGSWAAEALARTAIGHLVLIDFDHIAESNTNRQLHALEGEYGKAKVQAMTDRIRQINPEIILTAHDGFLEPENLDILIPKKAIVLDATDSVQTKIALAVWANKNERALVMCGAAGGKSDPTSVRCDDLSRTEQDALLAKVRQGLRQDHGFSRNLKRKIGIRAIYSHEPRAGVASGGLACSGYGSTVMVTAACGLAAAAEVLNLIATQ
- the pdxH gene encoding pyridoxamine 5'-phosphate oxidase, whose protein sequence is MDSIAQLRKNYTFGQLSETEVSPNPLDLFQVWFDQAVKAECPEPNSMTLATADSAGNPSARIVLLKGANSAGFTFFTNYESQKGKELAARPHAALLFHWHELERQVRIKGLVERVSPAESDEYFHSRPAASRIGAWASPQSSEIPNREFLEEAEKRFAADFGEKPPRPEHWGGYRLHPTEIEFWQGRPSRLHDRIHYQLDGAQWRITRLAP